One window of the Natronomonas marina genome contains the following:
- a CDS encoding archaellin/type IV pilin N-terminal domain-containing protein, whose translation MQLQPNADADRGQVGIGTLIIFIALVLVAAVAAGVLVNTAGLLQSQAEDTGSDAQSEVSNQIDVVSATGVASDGTDGVETIELVVKKSPGSEPIDLSQATIEYTSDSASSTLTSLSTSDVSGTSGSVLEQNSDRIKITIDVNSIESGDLAAGEEATLEIVDQSGASTIYGVNVPDVLTGKSYVRV comes from the coding sequence ATGCAACTGCAACCGAACGCCGACGCCGACCGCGGCCAGGTCGGTATCGGGACCCTGATCATCTTCATCGCGCTGGTGCTCGTGGCCGCCGTCGCCGCGGGCGTGCTCGTCAACACGGCGGGCCTCCTGCAGTCGCAGGCCGAAGATACGGGGTCCGACGCACAGTCAGAAGTATCGAACCAGATCGACGTCGTCTCCGCGACGGGCGTCGCATCGGACGGCACCGACGGGGTCGAGACGATAGAGCTGGTCGTCAAGAAGTCGCCGGGGTCGGAACCGATCGACCTCTCGCAGGCGACCATCGAGTACACGAGCGATTCGGCGTCCAGTACGCTCACGTCGCTGTCGACATCCGACGTCTCGGGGACCAGCGGGTCGGTCCTCGAGCAGAACAGCGACCGGATCAAAATCACGATCGACGTCAATTCGATCGAGAGCGGTGACCTCGCCGCGGGCGAGGAGGCCACCCTCGAAATCGTCGACCAGTCCGGCGCTTCGACCATCTACGGCGTCAACGTCCCGGACGTCCTGACCGGCAAGAGCTACGTGAGGGTGTGA
- a CDS encoding FlaD/FlaE family flagellar protein, whose amino-acid sequence MAYDFIDRLLGESSTSDSEEDHEGTMSDEESAVVERATDHDDENDHETTDAAQSGTEPPIEEVDARLDELETELADNESSIRSIESSQEEMAETMADLDDTVRRLLGVYDQLTAAENPFTRGDGGGRTDGASGDGFGLVDEPEKPPTPDEEPTTGEDDGTGAVPAAADDRDTDDRRSGPTDEPSDDRPGETTTVGFEDLLESGDGAADDEDAPIAATGPSADDAAGFDAATHEQGPTPTADAAVSDAATDAPDAVTSVQLAEFPSGYAADLLAMEWLANMVETSGPAGALKALSFYEELGWVSSDVADTLELYLSGPNLDDDVDPNSPVELTASDHAESYRYVLRLRALDDLDMTAE is encoded by the coding sequence ATGGCATACGATTTCATCGACCGGCTGCTGGGCGAATCGTCGACAAGCGACAGCGAAGAGGACCACGAGGGCACGATGAGCGACGAGGAATCGGCCGTGGTCGAGCGGGCGACCGACCACGACGACGAAAACGATCACGAGACGACCGACGCCGCCCAGTCCGGGACCGAACCGCCCATCGAGGAGGTCGACGCCCGCCTGGACGAACTCGAGACCGAACTCGCGGACAACGAGTCGTCGATCCGATCCATCGAGTCCAGCCAGGAGGAGATGGCCGAGACGATGGCCGACCTCGACGATACCGTCCGTCGGCTCCTGGGCGTCTACGACCAGCTCACCGCTGCCGAGAACCCCTTCACCCGGGGCGATGGTGGCGGGAGGACCGACGGCGCGAGCGGCGACGGCTTCGGTCTCGTCGACGAGCCCGAGAAGCCGCCAACGCCGGACGAGGAGCCGACGACGGGCGAGGACGACGGGACGGGGGCGGTCCCGGCCGCCGCCGACGACAGGGACACCGACGACCGACGTTCGGGACCGACGGACGAGCCGTCGGACGACCGGCCCGGCGAGACGACCACCGTGGGGTTCGAGGACCTGCTGGAGTCCGGGGACGGCGCCGCGGACGACGAGGACGCCCCGATCGCGGCGACCGGCCCGTCCGCCGACGATGCGGCCGGGTTCGACGCGGCCACGCACGAACAGGGTCCGACCCCGACTGCCGACGCCGCGGTGTCCGACGCGGCGACGGACGCGCCCGACGCCGTCACGTCCGTCCAGCTCGCGGAGTTCCCGTCGGGGTACGCCGCCGACCTCCTCGCCATGGAGTGGCTGGCGAACATGGTCGAGACCTCGGGGCCGGCCGGCGCCCTGAAGGCGCTGTCGTTCTACGAGGAACTGGGCTGGGTCAGCAGCGATGTCGCCGACACCCTCGAGCTGTACCTCTCGGGGCCCAACCTCGACGACGACGTCGATCCGAACAGTCCCGTCGAACTAACCGCGAGCGACCACGCCGAGAGCTACCGGTACGTGCTCCGGCTACGCGCGCTCGACGACCTCGACATGACGGCCGAGTAA
- a CDS encoding flagellar protein G, giving the protein MASVSASTLIIFIAAVGLAAAVSGTMIDSVGTISDSVSERGEVVSDQIDTDVEIISDAGSDAVYDDGTVTVLVKNVGSGTLPSRPDALDVLVDGQYVATADRSITVLGGDAWDEGSVARLVLDWSLGAGTHRVSVHINGETETFEFHV; this is encoded by the coding sequence GTGGCCAGCGTCTCGGCGTCGACGCTCATCATCTTCATCGCCGCCGTCGGACTCGCGGCCGCCGTCTCCGGGACGATGATCGACAGCGTCGGCACGATCAGCGACTCCGTGAGCGAACGCGGCGAGGTCGTCAGCGACCAGATCGACACGGACGTCGAGATAATCAGCGACGCCGGCAGCGACGCCGTCTACGACGACGGCACCGTCACCGTCCTCGTCAAGAACGTCGGGTCGGGGACGCTCCCGAGTCGCCCCGACGCGCTCGATGTCCTCGTCGACGGCCAGTACGTCGCCACCGCCGACCGGTCGATCACCGTCCTGGGCGGCGACGCCTGGGACGAGGGCAGCGTCGCCAGACTCGTCCTCGATTGGTCGCTCGGTGCGGGCACCCACCGCGTGTCGGTACACATCAACGGCGAGACGGAGACCTTCGAGTTCCACGTATGA
- a CDS encoding ATPase domain-containing protein has translation MSTTTHYSLGLGERDRVDHAFGGGLPRGSITLIEGPDGAGKSVLTQRMAYGMATEGTHVSVVSPELSAREYIDQMHSLSYDVVQHLLEDRLAYFHVDVDTHTRSAGGMAGTRPLVSKFTEPSVIWHGDVVIVDGFGALLRNDPEFDAVAETADEDHFVQSVVRFLDRMTAADRAVVLTVNPALLADRAVQPLRDAADVYLSIERSTVGQDIRRKALVNRFVGMANQVDDTIGFDVQHGRGIVIVSRTVA, from the coding sequence ATGAGCACGACAACGCACTACTCGCTCGGACTCGGCGAACGGGACCGCGTCGACCACGCCTTCGGCGGCGGACTCCCCCGCGGCTCCATCACCCTGATCGAGGGTCCCGACGGCGCGGGCAAGAGCGTCCTCACCCAGCGGATGGCCTACGGCATGGCGACCGAGGGCACCCACGTCAGCGTCGTCTCCCCGGAGCTGTCGGCCCGCGAGTACATCGACCAGATGCACTCGCTGTCCTACGACGTGGTCCAGCACCTCCTCGAGGACCGACTCGCGTACTTCCACGTCGACGTCGACACCCACACCCGGTCGGCGGGCGGCATGGCCGGCACGCGCCCGCTCGTCTCGAAGTTCACCGAGCCGAGCGTCATCTGGCACGGCGACGTCGTAATCGTCGACGGCTTCGGCGCCCTCCTCCGCAACGACCCCGAGTTCGACGCGGTCGCCGAGACCGCCGACGAGGACCACTTCGTCCAGAGCGTCGTCCGCTTTCTCGACCGGATGACCGCCGCCGACCGTGCCGTCGTCCTCACGGTCAACCCGGCGTTGCTCGCCGACCGCGCGGTCCAGCCCCTCCGGGACGCCGCCGACGTGTACCTCTCCATCGAACGGTCGACCGTCGGCCAGGACATCAGGCGCAAGGCGCTCGTCAACCGGTTCGTCGGGATGGCGAACCAGGTCGACGACACCATCGGGTTCGACGTCCAGCACGGCCGCGGCATCGTGATCGTGAGCCGGACGGTGGCCTGA
- a CDS encoding type II/IV secretion system ATPase subunit yields the protein MTELGTRRVTDELQAVLDEHDHVADHVESVRADTGEYPLYTEELGRDHESKRPHVLYPVDPPIFVHVYGDVGEDTMYTGLEPSLDASERDLYERLRQRVLDRSVTRPAPSDDDEFQEYLDELVREVLDVDGSASGLSGTLRRRLLGSEFSVTEDTYERLRYQLLRDIAGLGPIEAVMADTHNEDIHVIGPHECYVDHEVYGMLETNVDFGSIEEFENWIRNMGERMNHPVSDSDPIVDSTLPNGSRINIIYSDDVSIKGPSLTIRQGEEVPLSILQITKWGTLSPELAAYLWLCMENEQTVFVVGETASGKTTTLNAMFSFIPRDVKIYTAEDTAEVMPPHDNWQQLLTREGQGDSASDVDMFDLVAAALRSRPGYICVGEVRGAEAQMAFQAAQTGHPILITFHASDIVSMIQRFTSNPINIPETFMDNADVALFQNRVKQGDDILRRVTSVQEIEGYSEHEGGVITREAFEWDPRSDDVVFKGQNNSYVLEEQIATLLGYRDTREIYDELDRRAEIVRRLIEADVLGYHEVNRAIETFQRDGVEGLPIDIGGLATTTVPGA from the coding sequence ATGACCGAACTCGGCACCCGGCGCGTGACCGACGAGTTGCAGGCGGTCCTCGACGAACACGACCACGTCGCCGACCACGTCGAGAGCGTCCGCGCCGACACCGGCGAGTACCCGCTCTACACGGAGGAACTCGGCCGCGACCACGAGTCCAAGCGGCCGCACGTCCTCTACCCCGTCGACCCGCCGATATTCGTCCACGTCTACGGCGACGTCGGCGAGGACACGATGTACACGGGCCTGGAGCCGTCGCTCGACGCGTCGGAACGCGACCTGTACGAACGGCTCCGTCAACGCGTGCTGGACCGCAGCGTCACCCGGCCGGCGCCGTCCGACGACGACGAGTTCCAGGAGTACCTCGACGAACTCGTCCGGGAGGTCCTCGACGTCGACGGCTCCGCCTCCGGACTCTCCGGTACCCTCCGGCGACGACTGCTGGGGTCGGAGTTCAGCGTGACCGAGGACACCTACGAACGGCTCCGGTACCAGCTCCTCCGGGACATCGCCGGTCTCGGTCCCATCGAGGCCGTGATGGCCGACACCCACAACGAGGACATCCACGTCATCGGGCCCCACGAGTGCTACGTCGACCACGAGGTCTACGGAATGCTGGAGACGAACGTCGACTTCGGCTCCATCGAGGAGTTCGAAAACTGGATTCGGAACATGGGCGAGCGGATGAACCACCCGGTGAGCGACTCCGATCCCATCGTCGACTCGACGCTGCCGAACGGCTCCCGGATCAACATCATCTACTCCGACGACGTCAGCATCAAGGGCCCCTCGCTCACGATCCGGCAGGGCGAGGAGGTGCCGCTGTCGATCCTCCAGATCACCAAGTGGGGGACGCTCAGCCCCGAACTGGCGGCGTACCTCTGGCTCTGCATGGAGAACGAACAGACCGTCTTCGTCGTCGGCGAGACCGCCTCCGGCAAGACGACGACGCTGAACGCCATGTTCTCGTTCATCCCCCGGGACGTGAAGATCTACACCGCCGAGGACACCGCCGAAGTGATGCCGCCCCACGACAACTGGCAGCAGCTGTTGACCCGGGAGGGTCAGGGCGACAGCGCCTCCGACGTCGACATGTTCGACCTCGTGGCGGCCGCGCTCCGCTCGCGGCCCGGCTACATCTGCGTCGGTGAGGTCCGCGGCGCCGAGGCCCAGATGGCGTTCCAGGCCGCCCAGACCGGCCACCCGATACTCATCACGTTCCACGCGAGCGACATCGTCTCGATGATCCAGCGGTTCACCTCGAACCCGATCAACATCCCCGAGACGTTCATGGACAACGCCGACGTCGCGCTGTTCCAGAACCGCGTCAAGCAGGGCGACGACATCCTCCGCCGCGTCACGAGCGTTCAGGAGATCGAGGGCTACTCCGAACACGAGGGCGGCGTCATCACCCGCGAGGCCTTCGAGTGGGACCCCCGAAGCGACGACGTCGTGTTCAAGGGGCAGAACAACTCCTACGTGCTGGAAGAACAGATCGCCACGCTGCTCGGCTACCGGGACACCCGCGAGATCTACGACGAACTCGACCGCCGCGCCGAGATCGTGCGCCGCCTCATCGAGGCCGACGTGCTCGGGTACCACGAGGTCAACCGGGCCATCGAGACGTTCCAGCGCGACGGCGTCGAGGGGCTGCCGATCGACATCGGCGGTCTCGCCACCACGACCGTCCCGGGGGCCTGA
- the flaJ gene encoding archaellar assembly protein FlaJ translates to MSTADADEGAFELDARELLLSVADSYRYMEMSARRYALVVLLPATLFALGTVVVAVAAPVGLTVRLPLVGLGLLAAAVAVFYPKVVQDRRSREIRERFHLFLTHITVLSMTNIDRVEIFRTLAEVDEYGALATEMGHIVALVDTWNQSLDDACRLRSKRADSELLSDFLERLAYAVGAGQSLSDFLVDEQDTILQQFVIRYESDLAKLDVLKELYLSLMLSTTFILVFSTVLPLLLGISPVLLVGGVVVMFGIVQGGFLFVVHTISPWDPVWFHADELSTPAENVRTALWVGVGLTLSAALGVLAVAVGLLPVPRDLVPTPIYMSIVVTPLLIPGVVMRREENRVKDRDKGFPSFIRALGSVEAVKQTSTVNVLATLRNKDFGALTRNVEGLYRRLNLRIDTTRSWRLFAAETGSYLIQKFGDMYVVGRRMGGDSQVLGQVISTNFSEVLRVREQRAQATSTFVGVMYGITAASIFSAFIGLQIAEQMLAIAKGLDSNSEITSLLFNPQVYDVASIEFLLFGVVLLNALLSSLIIRLIDRGHTVNALVHFVMLIWTGSVVAVVTQFVAGQLITV, encoded by the coding sequence GTGAGCACCGCCGACGCCGACGAGGGGGCGTTCGAACTCGACGCCCGGGAGCTGCTGCTGTCGGTCGCCGACTCCTACCGGTACATGGAGATGTCCGCCCGCCGGTACGCGCTGGTGGTGCTGTTGCCCGCGACGCTTTTCGCCCTCGGCACCGTCGTCGTCGCCGTCGCGGCGCCGGTCGGCCTGACGGTCCGACTGCCGCTGGTCGGACTGGGACTGCTGGCGGCCGCGGTCGCGGTGTTCTACCCGAAGGTCGTCCAGGACCGCCGGAGCCGGGAGATACGCGAGCGGTTCCACCTGTTTCTCACGCACATCACGGTTCTGTCGATGACGAACATCGACCGCGTCGAGATATTCCGGACGCTCGCGGAGGTCGACGAGTACGGGGCGCTGGCCACCGAGATGGGTCACATCGTCGCCCTGGTCGACACCTGGAACCAGTCGCTCGACGACGCCTGCCGGTTGCGGTCGAAACGTGCCGACTCCGAACTCCTGTCGGACTTCCTCGAACGGCTCGCCTACGCCGTCGGCGCCGGCCAGTCGCTGAGCGACTTCCTGGTGGACGAACAGGACACCATCCTCCAGCAGTTCGTCATCCGGTACGAGTCCGACCTGGCGAAACTGGACGTCCTCAAGGAACTGTACCTCTCGCTGATGCTCTCGACGACGTTCATCCTCGTGTTCTCGACGGTCCTGCCGCTCCTCCTGGGTATCTCGCCGGTGCTGCTGGTCGGCGGCGTCGTCGTCATGTTCGGGATCGTCCAGGGCGGGTTCCTCTTCGTCGTCCACACCATCTCGCCGTGGGACCCGGTGTGGTTCCACGCCGACGAACTCTCGACGCCGGCCGAGAACGTCCGGACCGCCCTCTGGGTCGGCGTCGGACTGACGCTTTCGGCGGCGCTCGGCGTCCTCGCCGTCGCCGTCGGCCTCCTGCCCGTCCCGCGGGACCTCGTTCCGACGCCGATCTACATGAGTATCGTCGTCACCCCGCTTTTGATTCCCGGCGTCGTGATGCGGCGGGAGGAAAACCGGGTCAAGGACCGCGACAAGGGATTCCCGTCGTTCATTCGCGCGCTCGGCAGCGTCGAGGCCGTCAAACAGACCTCGACAGTCAACGTCCTGGCGACGCTCCGCAACAAGGACTTCGGCGCGCTCACCCGGAACGTCGAGGGTCTCTATCGCCGCCTCAACCTCCGGATCGACACGACACGGTCCTGGCGGCTGTTCGCCGCCGAGACCGGCTCCTACCTCATCCAGAAGTTCGGCGACATGTACGTCGTCGGCCGACGGATGGGCGGCGATTCGCAGGTCCTCGGTCAGGTCATCAGCACCAACTTCTCGGAGGTCCTCCGGGTCCGGGAACAGCGTGCCCAGGCGACCTCGACGTTCGTCGGCGTCATGTACGGCATCACGGCCGCCTCGATATTCTCCGCGTTCATCGGTCTTCAGATCGCCGAACAGATGCTGGCGATTGCGAAGGGACTCGACAGCAACAGCGAGATCACGTCGCTGCTGTTCAACCCACAGGTGTACGACGTGGCCAGCATCGAGTTCCTCCTGTTCGGGGTGGTGCTTTTGAACGCCCTGCTGTCGTCGCTCATCATCCGGCTGATCGACCGTGGCCACACGGTCAACGCCCTCGTCCACTTCGTGATGCTGATCTGGACCGGGTCGGTCGTGGCCGTCGTCACCCAGTTCGTCGCCGGCCAGCTCATCACCGTCTGA
- a CDS encoding FlaD/FlaE family flagellar protein, translated as MSRSHYLETIEPTPEQVSLTLEWASYLGDTFGTSGGLSALQYYQQLGWITPAVREQLIRYIRGLSLEEIHNKKFDEPGTPVGPLEPLSGSPFGAHSVSLQYIAALANHDLEANVMLAKLARQRVNSRVDDEPRAFTAGGDHQLS; from the coding sequence ATGTCACGAAGCCACTACCTCGAAACCATCGAACCGACCCCCGAGCAGGTCAGCCTGACCCTCGAGTGGGCGAGCTACCTCGGCGACACGTTCGGCACGAGCGGCGGTCTGAGCGCGCTGCAGTACTACCAGCAACTCGGCTGGATCACGCCGGCCGTCCGCGAACAGCTCATCCGGTACATCCGGGGCCTGTCGCTCGAGGAGATTCACAACAAGAAGTTCGACGAACCGGGCACGCCAGTCGGTCCGCTGGAGCCGCTCAGCGGGAGTCCCTTCGGCGCCCACTCGGTGTCGCTGCAGTACATCGCCGCGCTGGCGAACCACGACCTCGAGGCGAACGTTATGCTCGCGAAGCTCGCCCGACAGCGCGTGAACAGCCGCGTCGACGACGAACCCCGGGCGTTCACCGCCGGCGGCGACCACCAGCTCTCCTGA
- a CDS encoding aminotransferase class V-fold PLP-dependent enzyme, with product MSQHAEPLDVESIRADFPILEREFEGSQIVYLDNAATTQTPEPVVETIAEYYREYNANVHRGIHQLSQEASVAYEEAHDRVAEFVGASGGREEIIFTKNTTESMNLVAYAWGLNELGPGDEVVLTEMEHHASLVTWQQIAKRTGADCRYIPITDEGRLDMEAARELITDDTAMVSTVHVSNTLGTINPVGELADIAHDHGAYMFVDAAQSVPNRPVDVEQLDADFLAFSGHKMCGPTGIGVLYGKQHLLEGMEPYLYGGEMILKVTFEDATWNELPWKFEAGTPPISQGIALAEACDYLDDVGMENVERHEAELAEYAYDRLTEQDDVEVYGPPGDDRGGLVAFNLDGVHAHDLSSILNDSAVAIRAGDHCTQPLHDVLGTAASARASFYIYNTKSEVDRLVEAVDDARQLFA from the coding sequence ATGAGCCAGCACGCCGAGCCGCTCGACGTCGAGTCCATCCGGGCTGACTTTCCCATCCTCGAGCGGGAGTTCGAGGGGTCACAGATCGTCTACCTCGACAACGCGGCGACGACGCAGACGCCCGAGCCCGTCGTCGAGACCATCGCCGAGTACTACCGCGAGTACAACGCCAACGTCCACCGGGGCATCCACCAGTTGAGCCAGGAGGCCTCCGTCGCCTACGAGGAGGCCCACGACCGGGTCGCGGAGTTCGTCGGTGCCTCCGGCGGCCGCGAGGAGATAATCTTCACCAAGAACACCACCGAGTCGATGAACCTCGTCGCCTACGCCTGGGGCCTGAACGAACTCGGTCCCGGCGACGAGGTGGTGCTGACGGAGATGGAGCACCACGCCTCGCTCGTGACCTGGCAGCAGATAGCCAAGCGGACCGGCGCCGACTGCCGGTACATCCCCATCACCGACGAGGGGCGACTGGACATGGAGGCCGCCCGCGAACTGATAACCGACGACACCGCGATGGTGTCGACGGTCCACGTCTCGAACACGCTCGGCACCATCAACCCCGTCGGCGAGCTGGCCGACATCGCCCACGACCACGGCGCCTACATGTTCGTCGACGCCGCCCAGTCGGTTCCGAACCGGCCCGTGGACGTCGAGCAATTGGACGCCGACTTCCTGGCCTTCTCCGGCCACAAGATGTGCGGCCCGACGGGTATCGGCGTCCTCTACGGCAAGCAGCACCTGCTGGAGGGGATGGAGCCGTACCTCTACGGCGGCGAGATGATCCTGAAGGTCACCTTCGAGGACGCGACCTGGAACGAACTTCCCTGGAAGTTCGAGGCCGGGACGCCGCCGATCAGCCAGGGCATCGCCCTGGCGGAGGCCTGCGACTACCTCGACGACGTCGGCATGGAGAACGTCGAGCGCCACGAGGCCGAACTCGCCGAGTACGCCTACGACAGGCTGACCGAACAGGACGACGTCGAGGTGTACGGGCCGCCGGGCGACGACCGCGGCGGCCTGGTCGCGTTCAACCTCGACGGCGTCCACGCCCACGACCTCTCGTCCATCCTCAACGACTCGGCGGTGGCCATTCGTGCCGGCGACCACTGCACCCAGCCGCTGCACGACGTCCTCGGGACGGCGGCCTCCGCGCGGGCCTCCTTCTACATCTACAACACGAAGAGCGAGGTCGACCGGCTGGTCGAGGCCGTCGACGACGCCCGGCAACTGTTCGCGTAG
- a CDS encoding mandelate racemase/muconate lactonizing enzyme family protein: protein MQITGVNQYHLEHALEEPFYPTWIPGYPQATHELELFEIETDEGITGYGASPSFAGGLEYETPLELFLTGENPHNVEGILGKLETVNLVGPRPWHVEMALWDIIGKDAGKPVYELFGAEARDIPVYASTGELMDADDRIDYVEERVDEGFEAVKLRVTELDHIETVRRVREAFPELTLMVDANKGWAVRVMEDPVEWSFSEALEFARGLEDVGGVAWLEEPLHRHDYEGYARLRDAVDVDIAGGEFNNGTHHFREFVEYGSLDVLQPDAALATGIRGAVDVARMGQAHGLRFVPHTWTNAVGFAANLHAMTAAGSPWCEYPMEPPWTPDVWSFMLEDGFEHDDGTIRPPEGPGLGIEIPDEVLEDAE from the coding sequence ATGCAGATAACCGGCGTCAACCAGTACCACCTCGAACACGCCCTCGAGGAACCGTTCTACCCCACCTGGATTCCGGGGTATCCGCAGGCGACCCACGAACTCGAACTGTTCGAGATCGAGACCGACGAGGGCATCACCGGCTACGGCGCCTCGCCCTCCTTCGCCGGCGGTCTCGAGTACGAGACGCCGCTGGAACTGTTTTTGACCGGCGAGAACCCCCACAACGTCGAGGGGATCCTCGGCAAACTCGAGACCGTCAACCTCGTCGGCCCGCGGCCCTGGCACGTCGAGATGGCGCTGTGGGACATCATCGGCAAGGACGCCGGCAAGCCGGTGTACGAACTGTTCGGCGCCGAGGCCCGCGACATCCCGGTCTACGCCTCGACGGGCGAGTTGATGGACGCCGACGACCGCATCGACTACGTCGAGGAGCGCGTCGACGAGGGATTCGAGGCGGTCAAACTCCGCGTCACCGAACTCGACCACATCGAGACCGTCCGGCGAGTGCGGGAGGCGTTCCCCGAGTTGACGCTGATGGTCGACGCGAACAAGGGGTGGGCGGTCCGGGTGATGGAGGACCCGGTCGAGTGGTCCTTCTCCGAGGCCCTGGAGTTCGCCCGCGGACTCGAAGACGTCGGCGGCGTCGCGTGGCTCGAGGAGCCGCTGCACCGCCACGACTACGAGGGATACGCCCGCCTCCGGGACGCCGTCGACGTCGACATCGCCGGCGGCGAGTTCAACAACGGCACCCACCACTTCCGGGAGTTCGTCGAGTACGGCTCGCTGGACGTCCTCCAGCCGGACGCGGCGCTGGCGACCGGCATCCGGGGGGCCGTCGACGTCGCCCGGATGGGCCAGGCTCACGGCCTCCGGTTCGTCCCCCACACCTGGACGAACGCCGTCGGCTTCGCGGCGAACCTCCACGCCATGACCGCCGCCGGCAGCCCGTGGTGTGAGTACCCGATGGAGCCGCCGTGGACCCCGGACGTCTGGTCGTTCATGCTCGAAGACGGCTTCGAGCACGACGACGGCACGATTCGCCCGCCGGAGGGACCGGGGCTCGGCATCGAGATTCCCGACGAGGTACTCGAGGACGCCGAGTGA
- a CDS encoding sensor histidine kinase, with product MVSSSATTFLLWAGYAAATVLTASMATYGLARRDNRVARSFGAVMVGLLLWSLGAFGRLLVPTRAGWHLLTVVMYLGVATTPVLFFRFVAHYTNRDISLSRRRVAALFVVPAGTVSALATNPTHGLFFVGVRSVPFGNGEVLVATSGPLFYVHAAYSYLLLVAGTLLLVWFALESHREYRRQSAAILGGTMVPWATNVVYLFRFGPSFPVDPTPVGFAFGGILLAYAVFGTGVTNLTPVARSAVVDAIDDAVFVVSRTGELVDLNPAARRLTIVDDPLGAPVSSVVPDPLLNAEAEPSAITLDGTERWFRLREVELDGDGAVLLASDLTEQVRRQRQLREQNRRLEQFTRIAAHDLRNPLNAITGYTRLARETGDVSHLDDVDPATDRIETLIDDLLTLGHEGRVVEETAPVSLAAAAERAWNEVNTGGATLEVVGDERLLADESRFNQLLENLFINAVTHGGDDVTVEVGTRPDGFFVADDGTGIPTEDRAEVFEYGYSTHGGTGLGLPVVRSITVAHGWEVSVTDAADGGARFEFGGIQTDPQPFDGIGLGAVSGGSPFE from the coding sequence ATGGTATCGTCGTCGGCGACGACGTTTCTGCTGTGGGCCGGCTACGCCGCCGCCACAGTTCTCACCGCGAGCATGGCCACGTACGGCCTGGCCCGGCGGGACAACCGCGTCGCCCGCTCGTTCGGCGCGGTGATGGTCGGACTCCTGCTGTGGTCGCTCGGGGCCTTCGGGCGCCTGCTCGTGCCGACCCGTGCCGGCTGGCACCTCCTCACGGTCGTGATGTATCTGGGCGTTGCGACCACCCCGGTGCTGTTCTTCCGCTTCGTGGCCCACTACACGAACCGCGACATCTCCCTCTCCCGCCGCCGGGTCGCCGCGCTCTTCGTCGTTCCCGCGGGGACGGTTTCCGCACTGGCGACGAACCCGACACACGGCCTCTTTTTCGTCGGGGTTCGGTCGGTCCCGTTCGGGAACGGCGAGGTACTCGTTGCGACCTCGGGACCGCTGTTCTACGTTCACGCCGCCTACAGTTACCTCCTGCTGGTCGCCGGAACACTCCTGCTCGTGTGGTTCGCCCTCGAGAGCCACCGGGAGTACCGCCGCCAGTCCGCGGCCATCCTCGGCGGGACGATGGTTCCATGGGCGACGAACGTCGTCTACCTCTTCCGGTTCGGGCCCTCCTTTCCCGTCGATCCGACTCCCGTCGGGTTCGCGTTCGGCGGCATCCTGCTGGCGTACGCGGTGTTCGGCACCGGCGTCACGAACCTGACCCCCGTCGCCCGCTCGGCGGTCGTCGACGCCATCGACGACGCGGTGTTCGTCGTGAGCCGCACGGGCGAACTCGTCGACCTCAACCCGGCCGCCAGACGGCTCACGATCGTCGACGACCCGCTCGGAGCGCCGGTATCGTCGGTGGTTCCCGATCCACTCCTGAACGCCGAGGCGGAGCCGAGCGCGATCACTCTCGACGGGACCGAGCGATGGTTCCGGCTCCGCGAGGTGGAACTCGACGGCGACGGTGCGGTCCTGCTGGCCTCCGATCTCACCGAACAGGTCCGCAGACAGCGCCAGTTGCGCGAGCAGAACCGCCGCCTCGAACAGTTCACCCGCATCGCGGCCCACGATCTTCGGAACCCGCTGAACGCCATCACGGGGTACACCCGGCTCGCACGCGAGACCGGCGACGTCTCCCACCTCGATGACGTCGATCCGGCCACGGACCGCATCGAGACGCTCATCGACGACCTGCTGACGCTGGGTCACGAGGGTCGCGTCGTCGAGGAGACGGCGCCCGTCTCGCTGGCCGCGGCCGCCGAACGCGCCTGGAACGAGGTCAACACCGGCGGCGCCACACTGGAGGTCGTCGGCGACGAGCGACTGCTGGCCGACGAGAGCCGGTTCAATCAGCTTCTGGAGAACCTCTTCATCAATGCCGTCACTCATGGCGGCGACGACGTGACCGTCGAGGTCGGGACGCGTCCGGACGGTTTCTTCGTCGCCGACGACGGAACCGGGATCCCGACCGAGGACCGCGCCGAGGTCTTCGAGTACGGCTACTCGACGCACGGCGGCACCGGACTGGGGCTGCCGGTCGTCAGAAGCATCACCGTCGCCCACGGCTGGGAGGTGTCGGTTACCGACGCCGCCGACGGCGGCGCACGCTTCGAGTTCGGCGGTATCCAGACCGACCCTCAGCCGTTCGACGGCATCGGACTGGGAGCGGTCTCGGGCGGCTCGCCGTTCGAGTGA